A single Blastococcus colisei DNA region contains:
- a CDS encoding PP2C family protein-serine/threonine phosphatase, which yields MPRSPGAGRSRLQVIAAQLDAVIDSAPFGVGLFDEDIRHVRVNPVLEEMNGVPAVELLGRTPAELHPGIGAEAEEQYREVLRSGRPRRDILMTGAVGSRPEDVRHWNASFFPVRHDREVIGLCVVVADVTTERRLAEALAASKERHRRLAEDLQSSLLPPDLPQPAGAELAAVYRPGGTVATVGGDFYDLIEIDDSSWLLVIGDVEGTGPVAASLTAAVRYAIRTAAVHTADPADVLHTANTVLLRQGAPNGTCTVACVLARRAGHRIDLRAASAGHPLPLVLRGGTGAVEELGSPGTLLGSLPEIDLPVEGTILVPGDVLVLYTDGVTEARYRTAAGGLELFGEDRLRALLAAVPGAGAADIAGRVETSVLDFQSGHLADDLAVLSLRATGDS from the coding sequence GTGCCTCGATCTCCCGGAGCAGGACGCAGCCGCCTCCAGGTGATCGCCGCCCAGTTGGACGCGGTCATCGACAGCGCGCCGTTCGGCGTCGGGTTGTTCGACGAGGACATCCGGCACGTACGGGTCAACCCGGTCCTAGAGGAGATGAACGGGGTGCCGGCCGTCGAGCTGCTGGGCCGGACGCCCGCGGAGCTGCACCCAGGGATCGGTGCCGAAGCCGAGGAGCAGTACCGCGAGGTGCTGCGCTCCGGCCGGCCGAGACGGGACATCCTCATGACCGGCGCGGTGGGCAGCCGGCCGGAGGACGTCCGCCACTGGAACGCCAGCTTCTTCCCCGTCCGGCACGACAGGGAGGTCATCGGGTTGTGCGTCGTGGTGGCCGACGTGACCACCGAGCGACGACTCGCCGAGGCGCTGGCCGCCTCCAAGGAACGTCACCGCCGGCTCGCCGAGGACCTGCAGAGCAGCCTCCTGCCCCCCGACCTCCCGCAGCCCGCCGGGGCGGAGCTGGCAGCCGTCTACCGGCCCGGCGGGACGGTGGCCACCGTCGGCGGAGACTTCTACGACCTCATCGAGATCGACGACTCCTCGTGGCTGCTGGTCATCGGCGACGTCGAGGGCACCGGGCCGGTCGCCGCGTCGCTCACCGCCGCCGTCCGCTACGCGATCCGGACCGCCGCCGTCCACACAGCCGATCCGGCGGACGTGCTGCACACGGCCAACACCGTCCTGCTGCGTCAGGGAGCCCCCAACGGGACGTGCACCGTCGCCTGCGTCCTGGCCCGACGCGCCGGGCACCGGATCGACCTGCGCGCGGCGTCTGCCGGCCACCCGCTGCCCCTGGTCCTCCGCGGCGGCACCGGCGCCGTGGAGGAGCTGGGCAGCCCCGGGACGCTGTTGGGCAGCCTGCCCGAGATCGACCTCCCGGTGGAGGGGACGATCCTGGTGCCCGGCGACGTGCTCGTGCTCTACACCGACGGGGTGACCGAGGCCCGGTACCGAACTGCTGCGGGCGGTCTCGAGCTGTTCGGCGAGGACCGGCTGCGGGCGCTGCTCGCCGCGGTGCCGGGGGCCGGCGCCGCGGACATCGCCGGGAGGGTGGAGACGTCGGTGCTGGACTTCCAGTCCGGTCACCTGGCGGACGACCTCGCCGTCCTGTCACTACGTGCCACCGGCGACAGCTGA
- a CDS encoding HhH-GPD-type base excision DNA repair protein, producing the protein MPTLRIAQDPAADELLGRDPLALLIGMLLDQQFPMERAFGAPRLLADRLGVDRLDAAVLAALDPDELTRVFQGPPALHRYPGSMAGRTQELCRLLVDRYGGLPENLWTDAPDGASLLKRLNELPGFGAQKSKIFLALLGKQYGVTPPGWREAAGDYGVDGSRRSVADITGPESLAEVRAVKQEQKQAAKAAKQSATN; encoded by the coding sequence GTGCCGACCCTCCGCATCGCCCAGGACCCCGCGGCCGACGAGCTGCTCGGGCGCGACCCGCTCGCGCTGCTGATCGGGATGCTGCTGGACCAGCAGTTCCCGATGGAGCGCGCGTTCGGTGCGCCCCGACTGTTGGCCGATCGACTCGGCGTCGATCGCCTGGACGCCGCTGTCCTGGCTGCCCTCGACCCGGACGAGCTGACCCGCGTGTTCCAGGGCCCGCCGGCGCTGCACCGGTACCCCGGGTCCATGGCCGGCCGGACGCAGGAGCTGTGCCGGCTGCTCGTGGACCGGTACGGCGGGCTGCCGGAGAACCTCTGGACCGACGCTCCCGACGGGGCGAGCCTGCTGAAGCGGCTCAACGAGCTGCCCGGCTTCGGCGCCCAGAAGTCGAAGATCTTCCTCGCCCTCCTCGGCAAGCAGTACGGCGTCACGCCGCCGGGCTGGCGGGAGGCGGCCGGCGACTACGGGGTCGACGGCTCGCGACGCTCGGTCGCCGACATCACCGGACCGGAGTCGCTGGCCGAGGTGCGTGCCGTCAAGCAGGAGCAGAAGCAGGCGGCCAAGGCCGCCAAGCAGTCCGCCACGAACTAG
- a CDS encoding DUF3099 domain-containing protein — protein sequence MEPVASSQQFPRQRRPEPVLITEAEPSMAEQHAFRKKRYAITMGIRAVFIVLAASFYQVVWLMLIFAFLGTVLPWIAVIMANDRPPKKRLHVNTYDARPDRVLESRPTRVIDG from the coding sequence ATGGAGCCCGTGGCCTCGAGCCAGCAGTTCCCGCGTCAGCGCCGGCCCGAGCCCGTGCTCATCACCGAGGCCGAGCCGAGCATGGCCGAGCAGCACGCGTTCCGGAAGAAGCGGTACGCGATCACCATGGGCATCCGAGCGGTGTTCATCGTCCTCGCGGCGTCGTTCTACCAGGTCGTCTGGCTCATGCTGATCTTCGCCTTCCTGGGCACGGTCCTGCCCTGGATCGCCGTCATCATGGCCAACGACCGCCCGCCCAAGAAGCGGCTGCACGTCAACACGTACGACGCCCGCCCCGACCGCGTGCTGGAGAGCCGCCCCACTCGCGTCATCGACGGCTGA
- a CDS encoding ABC transporter ATP-binding protein, with product MTATHSLTAEHLTLAYGERTVIEHLDLAVPAGRITAIVGANACGKSTLLRSMSRLLPPRSGQVLLDGRAVHRLPAKELARTLGLLPQSPIAPEGITVADLVGRGRHPHQGVFSRWSRADDAAVASALEATQTTALADRAVDELSGGQRQRVWIAMALAQQTDLLLLDEPTTFLDVSHQVEVLDLLTDLNHARGTTVVMVLHDLNMAARYADHLVALTSGRVHAAGTPADVLTVDNVRAVFGLECQVIVDPTSGKPLMLPLGRHHTTVPAEPLAAGHRMH from the coding sequence GTGACCGCCACCCATTCGCTCACGGCCGAGCACCTGACGCTCGCATACGGCGAGCGCACCGTCATCGAGCACCTCGACCTCGCCGTCCCTGCCGGGCGGATCACCGCGATCGTCGGCGCGAACGCCTGCGGCAAGTCGACCCTGCTGCGGTCGATGTCCCGCCTGCTACCGCCACGGAGCGGCCAGGTCCTCCTGGACGGCAGGGCGGTGCACCGCCTCCCCGCCAAGGAGCTGGCCCGGACGCTCGGTCTGCTGCCGCAGTCCCCGATCGCTCCCGAGGGCATCACGGTCGCCGATCTCGTGGGGCGCGGTCGCCATCCGCACCAGGGCGTCTTCTCCCGCTGGAGCAGGGCGGACGACGCGGCGGTGGCGTCGGCCCTGGAGGCGACGCAGACCACCGCGCTGGCCGACCGCGCCGTCGACGAGCTCTCCGGGGGACAGCGCCAGCGGGTGTGGATCGCGATGGCCCTGGCTCAGCAGACCGACCTCCTGCTGCTGGACGAACCGACCACGTTCCTCGACGTGAGCCACCAGGTGGAGGTCCTCGACCTGCTCACCGACCTCAACCACGCACGCGGCACGACCGTCGTCATGGTCCTGCACGACCTCAACATGGCCGCCCGCTACGCCGACCACCTGGTCGCGCTGACGTCCGGTCGCGTCCACGCTGCCGGCACCCCCGCGGACGTGCTCACCGTGGACAACGTGCGTGCGGTGTTCGGCCTGGAATGCCAGGTGATCGTCGACCCGACGTCGGGGAAGCCGCTGATGCTTCCGCTCGGCCGGCACCACACGACCGTGCCGGCCGAGCCCCTCGCGGCCGGCCACCGGATGCACTGA
- a CDS encoding FecCD family ABC transporter permease: MTVTVAPPPSTVDAVARSRVRRASRRRLVVTVLGVIVVVAFAVTLMVGRTFYPPGDVLRVVLGEDVPGASFTVGRLRLPRAVLAVVAGLSFGLAGVTFQTMLRNPLASPDVIGITSGASAAAAFAIVFLGWSGTAVSATAIVAALGVALLVYTLAFKDGVAGTRLILIGIGVAAMSKSITSYVLSEAGAWDFAEALRWLTGSLNGSTWDGTVPALLALVVLGPVLLAQTRELSALQLGDDTASALGIRVERTRIVAIVAAVGLIAFATAACGPIAFVSFLAGPIAARIVGPHGSLLVPAALVGAVLVLVADLVGQFALGTRFPVGVVTGVLGAPYLIYLIARTNRAGGSL; encoded by the coding sequence GTGACCGTCACCGTCGCACCGCCGCCTTCGACCGTGGACGCCGTCGCCCGGAGCCGGGTCCGCCGCGCGTCGCGCCGGCGCCTGGTCGTCACGGTCCTCGGCGTGATCGTCGTCGTCGCGTTCGCCGTCACGCTGATGGTCGGGCGGACGTTCTACCCACCCGGGGACGTGCTCCGCGTCGTCCTCGGCGAGGACGTGCCCGGCGCCTCGTTCACCGTCGGCCGGCTGCGGCTGCCGCGCGCCGTCCTCGCGGTCGTGGCAGGACTGAGCTTCGGCCTGGCCGGCGTCACCTTCCAGACCATGCTGCGCAACCCCCTGGCCAGCCCGGACGTCATCGGCATCACCTCAGGAGCCAGCGCCGCGGCCGCCTTCGCCATCGTGTTCCTCGGCTGGAGCGGAACCGCGGTCTCGGCCACCGCGATCGTCGCCGCGCTGGGTGTCGCGCTGCTGGTGTACACGCTCGCGTTCAAGGACGGGGTCGCGGGGACCCGTCTCATCCTCATCGGCATCGGCGTCGCGGCGATGTCGAAGAGCATCACCTCCTACGTCCTGTCGGAGGCCGGGGCGTGGGACTTCGCCGAGGCGCTGCGCTGGCTGACCGGCAGCCTCAACGGCAGCACCTGGGACGGGACCGTCCCCGCCCTGCTCGCCCTGGTCGTGCTCGGGCCCGTGCTGCTCGCGCAGACGCGGGAACTCTCCGCGCTGCAGCTGGGCGACGACACCGCCTCGGCGCTGGGCATCCGCGTCGAGCGGACGCGCATCGTGGCGATCGTGGCGGCGGTCGGCCTGATCGCCTTCGCCACGGCCGCGTGCGGCCCGATCGCCTTCGTGTCGTTTCTCGCGGGCCCCATCGCGGCGAGGATCGTGGGACCGCACGGCTCGCTGCTCGTCCCGGCCGCGCTGGTCGGGGCGGTGCTGGTGCTGGTCGCCGACCTCGTCGGTCAGTTCGCCCTCGGGACCCGCTTCCCGGTCGGCGTCGTCACTGGTGTGCTCGGCGCTCCGTATCTCATCTACCTGATCGCCCGCACCAACCGGGCCGGAGGCTCGCTGTGA
- a CDS encoding FecCD family ABC transporter permease — protein sequence MTQVASAPAPGAAVVRRPGPVRVLWLLVVVGVLVALMAASVAVGSRGVGWSDIVAALGGSSDTIGQAAVTKRIPRTVLAVVVGAALGLSGAVMQGVTRNPLADPGVLGINMGASLAVVAGIAWFGLFSATSIVWTAIVGAAVTAVFVYAVGSLGRGGATPLKLALAGAATSAALASFITAVALPRGDIAESIQSWEIGGVGGASFTGISTVVPFLVVGLAVSLLSARSLNSLALGDELAAGLGERVALARGVAALGSVLLAGAATAVAGPIGFVGLVVPHLCRLLIGVDHRWLLPFSALTGPCLLTAADVLGRIVARPAEIDVGIITALIGAPFFIAIVRRQKVREL from the coding sequence GTGACCCAGGTCGCCTCCGCCCCGGCCCCGGGCGCCGCCGTCGTGCGGCGCCCGGGGCCGGTCCGGGTGCTGTGGCTCCTGGTGGTCGTCGGGGTCCTGGTCGCGCTCATGGCTGCTTCGGTCGCGGTGGGCTCGCGCGGAGTGGGCTGGTCCGACATCGTCGCCGCCCTCGGCGGGTCGTCGGACACCATCGGCCAGGCGGCCGTGACCAAGCGGATCCCCCGCACCGTCCTCGCGGTCGTCGTCGGCGCGGCGCTCGGGCTCTCCGGGGCGGTCATGCAGGGCGTCACCCGCAACCCGCTGGCCGATCCGGGTGTCCTCGGCATCAACATGGGGGCGTCGCTCGCCGTGGTCGCCGGGATCGCCTGGTTCGGGCTGTTCTCGGCGACCAGCATCGTCTGGACGGCGATCGTCGGCGCCGCCGTCACTGCGGTGTTCGTGTACGCCGTCGGCTCGCTGGGCCGCGGCGGGGCGACACCGCTCAAGCTCGCCCTGGCCGGGGCGGCCACGTCCGCCGCGCTCGCCTCGTTCATCACCGCCGTGGCCCTTCCCCGCGGTGACATCGCCGAGAGCATCCAGTCGTGGGAGATCGGCGGCGTCGGCGGCGCCAGCTTCACCGGCATCAGCACCGTGGTGCCTTTCCTCGTCGTGGGGCTCGCGGTCAGCCTGCTGTCGGCCCGCAGCCTCAACTCGCTCGCTCTGGGCGACGAGCTCGCGGCCGGACTCGGGGAACGGGTCGCCCTCGCCCGGGGCGTCGCGGCCCTGGGCTCGGTCCTGCTGGCCGGCGCCGCCACCGCCGTGGCCGGACCCATCGGCTTCGTCGGCCTCGTCGTCCCGCACCTGTGCCGGCTGCTGATCGGGGTGGACCACCGCTGGCTGCTGCCCTTCTCCGCGCTCACCGGCCCGTGCCTGCTGACCGCTGCCGACGTGCTCGGCCGCATCGTGGCCCGCCCTGCCGAGATCGACGTCGGCATCATCACCGCCCTGATCGGCGCGCCCTTCTTCATCGCCATCGTCCGCCGGCAGAAGGTGCGGGAGCTGTGA
- a CDS encoding iron-siderophore ABC transporter substrate-binding protein, which translates to MHRASRLLALSAASFLTAGLAACSSSSADVEEASSEAGDWSPVTIEHALGTTTIDSEPERVATVNWANHEVPLALGVVPVGMAAANFGDDDGDGLLPWVSERLEELDADVPVLFDETDGIDFEAVADTDPDVILAGYSGLTQEDYDTLSEIAPVVAYPQAPWATPWREMIEINAAGMGMAADGEELVASIEQDIADAVAEHPQLEGRSTMFLTHVDTTDLSEVSFYTPFDTRSAFFEDLGLSTPASVEEASTDPEQFSGTVSAEQVDVFDDVDVIVTYGDHELVDALNADPLLSQIPAVANGSIVLLPDTPLGTAANPTPLAISWVLEDYVSMLAEAADKAQ; encoded by the coding sequence ATGCACCGCGCATCACGACTGCTCGCGCTCTCCGCCGCCTCGTTCCTGACGGCCGGGCTCGCCGCCTGCTCCTCCTCGTCGGCCGACGTGGAGGAGGCGAGCTCCGAGGCCGGGGACTGGTCACCGGTCACGATCGAGCACGCGCTCGGCACGACCACGATCGACTCGGAGCCCGAGCGGGTCGCGACGGTCAACTGGGCCAACCACGAGGTTCCGTTGGCCCTCGGCGTCGTCCCGGTCGGCATGGCCGCCGCGAACTTCGGCGACGACGACGGCGACGGCCTCCTGCCCTGGGTCAGCGAGCGGCTCGAGGAGCTCGACGCCGACGTCCCGGTCCTGTTCGACGAGACCGACGGCATCGACTTCGAGGCGGTCGCGGACACCGATCCCGACGTCATCCTCGCCGGCTACTCCGGGCTGACCCAGGAGGACTACGACACGCTCAGCGAGATCGCACCGGTCGTGGCGTACCCGCAGGCGCCGTGGGCGACCCCGTGGCGCGAGATGATCGAGATCAACGCCGCGGGCATGGGCATGGCCGCCGACGGCGAGGAGCTCGTCGCGAGCATCGAGCAGGACATCGCCGACGCCGTCGCCGAGCACCCGCAGCTCGAGGGCAGGTCGACGATGTTCCTCACGCACGTCGACACGACGGACCTGAGCGAGGTCAGCTTCTACACGCCGTTCGACACCCGCAGCGCCTTCTTCGAGGACCTCGGGCTGTCGACTCCCGCGAGCGTCGAGGAGGCCTCGACCGATCCGGAGCAGTTCTCCGGGACGGTGAGCGCCGAGCAGGTCGACGTGTTCGACGACGTGGACGTCATCGTGACCTACGGGGACCACGAGCTGGTCGACGCGCTCAACGCCGACCCGCTGCTGTCGCAGATCCCCGCCGTCGCCAACGGGTCGATCGTCCTGCTGCCCGACACGCCCCTGGGCACGGCCGCGAACCCCACGCCGCTGGCCATCTCCTGGGTGCTCGAGGACTACGTCTCGATGCTCGCCGAGGCAGCTGACAAGGCCCAGTGA
- a CDS encoding carbohydrate kinase family protein, which translates to MGGGGPLSDRPRVVVVGDVATDVVVVLSGEPAPGSDRPAAIRTRGGGAGANVAAHLAHLGTAAALAGCIGDDAAGTGLAAELAGSGVHLLLRTVSGAATGTIVSLVEPGGQRSMLADRGANLQLRPDDVPQLLRGQHLHLSGYTLLDPGPRAAGLAALEAAVHAGCTVSLDPASTGPLARYGVDRWLADTARATLLLPNADEARLLTGCADPSDAARSLAGRHRIVALSLGADGALWASGDVLVHRPAHATDVVDTTGAGDAFAAGLLAAWLRFPDGDPVEFLDAGLALAADVVRRPGAR; encoded by the coding sequence ATTGGCGGAGGTGGCCCGCTGAGCGATCGCCCTCGCGTCGTCGTCGTCGGGGACGTCGCGACGGACGTCGTCGTCGTGCTGTCCGGAGAGCCGGCCCCCGGCTCCGACCGGCCGGCCGCCATCCGCACCCGCGGTGGTGGCGCCGGCGCCAACGTGGCCGCGCACCTCGCGCACCTGGGCACTGCTGCCGCCCTCGCGGGCTGCATCGGCGACGACGCTGCCGGCACCGGGCTGGCGGCCGAGCTGGCCGGGTCGGGCGTGCACCTGCTGCTGCGGACCGTGTCCGGCGCGGCGACCGGCACCATCGTGAGCCTGGTCGAGCCCGGCGGGCAGCGGAGCATGCTGGCCGACCGCGGCGCGAACCTGCAGCTGAGGCCCGACGACGTCCCGCAGCTTTTGCGCGGTCAGCACCTGCACCTCTCCGGCTACACGCTGCTGGACCCGGGGCCGCGGGCCGCCGGCCTGGCGGCTCTGGAGGCAGCGGTCCACGCCGGGTGCACCGTCTCGCTCGACCCAGCCTCGACCGGCCCGCTGGCCCGGTACGGGGTCGACCGCTGGCTGGCCGACACCGCTCGGGCGACCCTGCTGCTGCCGAACGCGGACGAGGCACGGCTGCTCACCGGGTGCGCGGACCCCTCCGACGCGGCACGGTCCCTGGCCGGCCGGCACCGCATCGTCGCGCTGAGCCTGGGCGCCGACGGGGCGCTGTGGGCGTCGGGGGACGTGCTCGTGCACCGGCCGGCGCATGCCACGGACGTCGTCGACACCACCGGAGCGGGTGACGCGTTCGCCGCCGGTCTGCTGGCTGCCTGGCTGCGGTTCCCGGACGGCGACCCCGTCGAGTTCCTGGACGCGGGCCTGGCGCTGGCGGCCGACGTGGTCCGGCGGCCCGGCGCCCGGTAG
- a CDS encoding pseudouridine-5'-phosphate glycosidase, with product MHPTRSSTPDLPAGTVLSPEVADALSTGRPVVALESTLLAHGLPRPENRAAADDVEAAVRAGGAVPATIAVLDGVPHVGLTADEVDRVCADPDLAKLGVRDLPVAAALGLSGATTVSSTALLAAAAGVGVFATGGLGGVHRESVDTFDESADLTALSRTSLVVVCAGVKSILDVPATLERLESLSVTVVGYRTTTFPGFYVADSGSTLDWSVADATEAARVFAARRELAPGAVVVANPLPLDEQLDPALHDRVIAGALAAADDAGVRGKDVTPFVLDHLHRASEGATLAVNVRLVLRNAELAGQIAAALAEVAR from the coding sequence GTGCATCCCACCCGGTCCTCCACTCCCGATCTTCCTGCCGGCACCGTCCTCTCCCCCGAGGTCGCCGACGCGCTGAGCACCGGCCGGCCCGTCGTCGCCCTGGAGAGCACGCTGCTCGCCCACGGGCTGCCCCGCCCGGAGAACCGCGCGGCCGCCGACGACGTGGAGGCGGCCGTCCGCGCCGGCGGCGCGGTGCCCGCGACGATCGCCGTGCTGGACGGCGTCCCGCACGTGGGGCTGACCGCCGACGAGGTCGACCGCGTCTGCGCCGATCCCGATCTGGCCAAGCTCGGCGTCCGGGACCTGCCCGTGGCCGCCGCCCTGGGACTCAGCGGCGCCACCACCGTCTCGAGCACGGCGCTGCTGGCGGCGGCGGCGGGTGTCGGCGTCTTCGCCACCGGAGGCCTCGGCGGGGTGCACCGCGAGTCCGTCGACACCTTCGACGAGTCCGCCGACCTCACGGCGCTGTCGCGCACCTCCCTGGTCGTCGTCTGCGCCGGGGTGAAGTCGATCCTGGACGTACCGGCCACCCTGGAGCGGCTCGAGTCGCTGTCGGTGACCGTCGTCGGCTACCGGACGACGACCTTCCCCGGGTTCTACGTCGCCGACTCGGGCTCGACGCTGGACTGGTCGGTCGCCGATGCCACCGAGGCCGCCCGGGTGTTCGCCGCCCGCCGGGAACTCGCGCCGGGCGCCGTCGTGGTCGCCAACCCGCTCCCCCTGGACGAGCAGCTCGACCCCGCCCTGCACGACCGCGTGATCGCCGGAGCGCTCGCCGCTGCCGACGACGCCGGCGTGCGGGGCAAGGACGTGACCCCGTTCGTCCTCGACCACCTCCACCGCGCCAGCGAGGGGGCCACGCTCGCGGTGAACGTGCGGCTGGTGCTGCGCAACGCCGAGCTCGCCGGGCAGATCGCGGCGGCATTGGCGGAGGTGGCCCGCTGA
- a CDS encoding DUF3039 domain-containing protein — protein MSSSDILERPDVRDADTGNANEVFHYVKKNKIAESAVMGTMVEALCGEVFPVTKSPKPGSPVCPACKEIYEQLKK, from the coding sequence ATGAGCAGCAGCGACATCCTCGAGCGCCCGGACGTCCGGGACGCCGACACCGGCAACGCCAACGAGGTCTTCCACTACGTGAAGAAGAACAAGATCGCCGAGAGCGCCGTCATGGGCACCATGGTCGAGGCCCTGTGCGGCGAGGTCTTCCCGGTCACCAAGAGCCCGAAGCCGGGCAGCCCGGTATGCCCGGCCTGCAAGGAGATCTACGAGCAGCTCAAGAAGTAG
- a CDS encoding YihY/virulence factor BrkB family protein yields MSTVLPSGSPPRTGEPGAVDGAATETVHPSPAPADTEDRSPAGSTRFVPPDDEVTSPGRLDRWPAPLRVPLQVLGRTLAKAWQDRILGLSAEAAFWQILSVPPLLIGLLGSLGYLSSLIGGDAVRRIEDQLLTASAQVLTSDVVDDLVAPTLSDILGSGRLEVVSLGFLLSLWAGSSATATFMNTIVIAYDQRDVRGPIRTRLKALWLFVVGMFMAVLTLPLLVLGREVLVGLMPADWQSTGMVLVNAVYWPVVLVGLLLALTSFYHVVLPNRLPWRRHLPGTLLAVGFFLVAALLLRSYVADVLITALPYGALAAPIGALLFCFFFGMAVLLGAELNATIQARWPAPLRRHDRRRRERRAAKLEQEARRLGLL; encoded by the coding sequence GTGAGCACCGTCCTGCCCAGTGGGTCTCCTCCGCGCACCGGGGAGCCCGGGGCGGTCGACGGCGCAGCGACGGAGACCGTTCATCCCTCCCCGGCCCCGGCCGACACGGAGGACCGGTCCCCGGCGGGCTCGACCCGGTTCGTGCCGCCGGACGACGAGGTCACCTCGCCCGGCCGGCTGGACCGGTGGCCGGCGCCGCTGCGCGTGCCCCTGCAGGTGCTCGGCCGCACGCTGGCCAAGGCGTGGCAGGACCGCATCCTCGGGCTCTCCGCGGAGGCGGCGTTCTGGCAGATCCTGTCCGTGCCGCCGCTGCTGATCGGGCTGCTGGGGTCGCTGGGCTACCTGAGCTCGCTGATCGGAGGCGACGCCGTCCGCCGCATCGAGGACCAGCTGCTGACCGCATCGGCGCAGGTGTTGACATCCGACGTCGTCGACGACCTCGTGGCCCCCACGCTGTCGGACATCCTCGGCTCGGGCCGGCTCGAGGTGGTGAGCCTGGGCTTCCTGCTGTCCCTCTGGGCGGGCTCGTCGGCGACGGCGACGTTCATGAACACCATCGTCATCGCCTACGACCAGCGCGACGTGCGCGGCCCGATCCGCACCCGCCTGAAGGCCCTCTGGCTGTTCGTCGTCGGCATGTTCATGGCCGTGCTGACCCTGCCGCTGCTGGTGCTCGGCCGCGAGGTCCTCGTCGGGCTGATGCCGGCCGACTGGCAGTCGACCGGCATGGTGCTGGTCAACGCCGTGTACTGGCCGGTCGTGCTCGTCGGGCTGCTCCTGGCGCTCACGAGCTTCTACCACGTGGTGCTGCCCAACCGGCTGCCGTGGCGCCGGCACCTGCCGGGCACGCTGCTCGCCGTCGGCTTCTTCCTGGTCGCGGCGCTGCTCCTGCGGAGCTACGTGGCCGACGTCCTGATCACCGCGCTGCCCTACGGCGCCCTGGCCGCTCCCATCGGTGCCCTGCTGTTCTGCTTCTTCTTCGGGATGGCCGTGCTGCTGGGCGCCGAGCTGAACGCCACGATCCAGGCCCGCTGGCCGGCGCCGCTGCGTCGGCACGACCGGCGCCGGCGGGAACGGCGCGCAGCGAAGCTGGAGCAGGAGGCCAGACGGCTCGGCCTGCTGTGA